In the Chromatiaceae bacterium genome, one interval contains:
- a CDS encoding LssY C-terminal domain-containing protein, whose amino-acid sequence MVAAVLGVLGALGLAGCASLGAEPVHATGDFKQRLVTASESGVTVATSVLSADEGESLYGVPLAAKGIQPVWIEVDNQSDRPYWLMFTGMDPHFFPASEAAEAFAGQEGGGKVAERFQRLAFHNPVPPARKVSGFVLTHLDQGLKIVQVDLVTSGDLRSFSLFNRVPGFRADYAEIEHTLPRLYAADQVVDYTDDDAFRDALERLPCCVSNRHGTRLGDPVNLVVIGGVKDAFPALVRRGWRPTEQTWLGSVTQMAKSALLGDRYPYAPVSPLYLFGRQQDLALQRARDNIHQRNHLRLWLSPMRYRGQPVWVGQISRDIGSRLTIHSPYLTTHKIDPDVDEARTALIEDMAYSQNLGAIGLVGGVGEAPPSAPRGNLTTDPYYTDGLRVVLLFGSYPKSLGEIEFLPWRRRSGGFIDRQLEGKHR is encoded by the coding sequence ATCGTTGCAGCTGTGCTTGGTGTACTCGGTGCGCTGGGACTGGCGGGATGCGCATCGCTCGGCGCGGAGCCGGTGCATGCCACGGGCGACTTCAAGCAGCGCCTGGTGACCGCCAGCGAAAGCGGTGTGACCGTCGCGACCAGCGTCCTGTCGGCGGACGAGGGCGAATCCCTGTACGGCGTGCCGCTTGCCGCCAAGGGTATTCAGCCGGTCTGGATAGAGGTCGACAACCAAAGCGACCGGCCGTACTGGCTGATGTTCACCGGTATGGACCCGCATTTCTTTCCGGCGTCGGAAGCCGCTGAGGCGTTTGCCGGCCAGGAGGGTGGCGGCAAAGTTGCGGAACGTTTCCAGCGGCTTGCGTTTCACAACCCCGTTCCCCCGGCACGCAAGGTATCCGGTTTCGTCCTGACGCACCTCGACCAGGGACTGAAGATTGTACAGGTGGACCTGGTGACCAGTGGCGACCTGCGTTCGTTCTCGCTGTTCAACCGGGTGCCCGGCTTTCGCGCGGATTATGCCGAGATCGAGCATACCTTGCCGCGGCTGTATGCAGCCGACCAGGTCGTCGACTACACGGACGACGACGCGTTCCGCGACGCGCTGGAGAGGCTGCCGTGTTGCGTCAGCAACCGCCATGGGACCCGGCTTGGGGATCCGGTGAACCTGGTGGTCATCGGTGGCGTAAAGGACGCGTTTCCTGCGTTGGTCCGCCGAGGCTGGCGACCGACCGAGCAGACCTGGTTGGGATCGGTCACCCAGATGGCGAAATCGGCGTTGCTCGGCGACCGCTACCCCTATGCGCCGGTCAGCCCGCTATACCTGTTCGGGCGGCAGCAGGATCTCGCGCTGCAACGCGCCCGGGACAATATCCACCAACGCAATCACCTGCGGTTGTGGCTAAGCCCCATGCGCTACCGCGGTCAGCCGGTCTGGGTGGGACAGATCAGCCGCGATATCGGCAGTCGGCTCACGATCCATTCTCCCTACCTGACGACCCACAAGATCGATCCGGATGTGGACGAGGCCCGTACCGCGCTGATCGAGGACATGGCCTATTCGCAGAATCTTGGCGCCATCGGTCTGGTCGGGGGGGTCGGCGAGGCGCCACCGTCGGCGCCGCGCGGCAATCTCACCACAGATCCGTACTACACCGATGGTCTGCGCGTCGTGCTGTTGTTCGGCAGCTATCCGAAGTCGCTCGGTGAGATCGAGTTCCTGCCATGGCGGCGGCGTAGCGGGGGATTCATCGATCGGCAGCTCGAGGGGAAACATCGGTGA
- a CDS encoding SEL1-like repeat protein gives MRSALAPTTLLILVLCGGCGAGNSPSQFEAGMKALREGNYAEAYCRWRPLAERGYAEAQYHLGWLFANGNGMSVDIEQALAWWGEAARQGHADAQFAVGLAYTTGEGMKKDLDEAINWYLAAARQGHQDARDILVQLNGDSTVHLLERHPEIAKESWFGWTATVKGDRINVRAGPGTEHRVVAQLDQDTTLRVIGRRADWLMVVLPSATGQVHAWIYKTLVRETSR, from the coding sequence ATGAGATCGGCACTCGCGCCGACCACGTTGCTGATCTTGGTGTTGTGCGGTGGTTGCGGTGCGGGTAACAGCCCGAGCCAGTTCGAGGCCGGGATGAAGGCGTTGCGCGAGGGCAACTATGCCGAGGCGTATTGTCGCTGGCGGCCGCTGGCCGAGCGTGGCTATGCCGAGGCGCAATATCACCTCGGGTGGCTGTTCGCCAATGGCAATGGCATGTCGGTCGACATCGAACAGGCCCTGGCGTGGTGGGGCGAGGCGGCGCGGCAGGGACATGCGGATGCGCAGTTTGCCGTCGGGCTGGCTTACACGACCGGCGAGGGCATGAAGAAGGACCTCGACGAGGCGATCAATTGGTATCTGGCGGCCGCGCGGCAGGGACACCAGGACGCGCGGGACATCCTGGTGCAGTTGAACGGCGATTCAACGGTTCACCTGCTGGAACGGCACCCCGAGATCGCCAAGGAATCCTGGTTTGGCTGGACTGCGACCGTCAAAGGCGATCGCATCAATGTGCGGGCCGGACCCGGGACCGAACACCGGGTCGTCGCCCAGCTGGATCAGGACACGACGCTCAGGGTCATCGGACGTCGCGCGGATTGGCTGATGGTGGTGCTACCCTCGGCAACCGGCCAGGTCCATGCGTGGATTTACAAGACCCTGGTGAGAGAAACCTCACGATAG
- a CDS encoding S-methyl-5'-thioinosine phosphorylase: MCSGTAWTIRVTGATRRVSLRSRSEVAVAEGGSSVQAIGIIGGSGLTRLKALEIERQEIVTTPYGDPSAPLTFGHFDGSPVVFLPRHGASHGIPPHRVNYRANLWALREAGVRHVVGMAAVGGITAPLGPGMLAVPDQVIDYTWGREHTLFEGDGSGVTHVDFTNPYCAELRDALLQAARSVDIEVYDGGTYGATQGPRLESKAEIVRLERDGCDMVGMTGMPETALARELGLCYACFALSVNWAAGKTEGPITMAEIDRYLEQGMARARRVLAAVASA; this comes from the coding sequence ATGTGTTCGGGTACGGCATGGACTATAAGGGTTACTGGCGCAACGCGGCGGGTATCTTTGCGGTCGCGGAGTGAGGTGGCAGTGGCGGAGGGCGGTAGCAGCGTGCAGGCGATTGGAATCATTGGTGGATCGGGACTTACACGGCTCAAGGCACTTGAGATCGAAAGGCAGGAAATCGTCACCACGCCGTATGGTGACCCCTCCGCCCCTCTGACATTCGGGCATTTCGACGGCAGCCCGGTGGTGTTTCTGCCACGCCACGGGGCTTCACACGGCATACCGCCACACCGGGTCAACTACCGCGCGAACCTCTGGGCGCTTCGCGAGGCAGGGGTCCGGCATGTAGTGGGCATGGCGGCGGTCGGTGGTATCACCGCGCCGCTCGGTCCGGGCATGTTGGCGGTTCCCGACCAGGTCATCGATTACACATGGGGCCGCGAACACACGCTGTTCGAGGGCGACGGCAGCGGCGTGACGCATGTCGACTTCACCAATCCCTATTGTGCTGAACTGCGCGACGCGCTACTGCAAGCGGCGCGCTCCGTCGACATCGAGGTGTACGACGGCGGTACCTACGGAGCCACCCAGGGACCGCGACTGGAGTCGAAGGCCGAGATCGTGCGCCTGGAGCGCGATGGATGCGACATGGTGGGTATGACCGGCATGCCGGAGACCGCGCTCGCCCGCGAACTCGGTCTGTGTTACGCCTGTTTCGCATTGAGCGTGAATTGGGCGGCCGGCAAGACCGAAGGGCCGATCACGATGGCGGAGATCGATCGATACCTGGAGCAGGGTATGGCGCGCGCGCGCAGAGTGCTGGCAGCGGTGGCCAGCGCATGA
- a CDS encoding hypoxanthine-guanine phosphoribosyltransferase, producing MNELREEAILVMREADCLHDSAVVEAALDRMAAEINRDLGDEDVLAICVMNGGLVAAGALLPRLRFPLRIDYMHASRYRERTTGDELHWRAEPLQSLTGKHLLLIDDILDEGYTLDAILRFCRQQSPASVRAAVLVQKEHDRGVRPPVQYIGLTVPDRYVFGYGMDYKGYWRNAAGIFAVAE from the coding sequence ATGAACGAACTGCGAGAAGAGGCGATCTTGGTGATGCGTGAGGCCGACTGCCTGCACGATTCGGCAGTCGTCGAGGCCGCGCTCGATCGAATGGCCGCCGAGATCAATCGTGATCTCGGTGATGAAGACGTGTTGGCGATCTGCGTGATGAACGGTGGCCTGGTGGCCGCCGGTGCCTTGCTGCCGCGCCTGCGATTCCCATTGCGGATCGACTACATGCATGCCAGTCGTTATCGCGAGCGGACCACCGGCGACGAACTGCACTGGAGAGCGGAACCGCTCCAGTCGCTGACCGGCAAACATCTGCTGCTGATCGACGACATACTCGATGAGGGCTACACGCTGGATGCGATTCTGCGTTTCTGTCGCCAGCAGTCACCGGCCAGCGTACGTGCTGCGGTATTGGTGCAGAAGGAGCACGATCGTGGTGTACGTCCGCCGGTTCAGTACATCGGCTTGACGGTGCCGGATCGCTATGTGTTCGGGTACGGCATGGACTATAAGGGTTACTGGCGCAACGCGGCGGGTATCTTTGCGGTCGCGGAGTGA
- the nagZ gene encoding beta-N-acetylhexosaminidase gives MLHGPVMIDLRGPELCVEDRELLLHPATGGVILFARNYVSPRQIYRLVREIHELRSPHLLIAVDQEGGRVQRFRDGFTRLPPAAKIVAGCDEDLRSARRAARELGWLMAAELRAVGVDFSFAPVLDIDHGVSGVIGDRAFAGSPELVGRLAGAWMLGAREAGMISVGKHFPGHGGVTADSHTDLPVDDRPFDDLLHNDLRPFARLIDNGLEAVMPAHVIYRACDEQPAGFSRFWLQDVLRGRLAFQGVIFSDDLSMAAAGHAGCYAERARAALQAGCDMVLVCNDPAGAAEVLEELKDYHDPVAQSRMVRLHGRPARHAERLREDPRWHRAAALAAQLSAESTLALNLGEPQ, from the coding sequence ATGCTGCATGGTCCGGTAATGATCGACCTTCGCGGTCCCGAACTCTGTGTCGAGGATCGTGAGCTGCTGTTGCATCCGGCAACCGGTGGGGTCATTTTGTTTGCCCGCAACTACGTCTCGCCCCGCCAGATCTATCGGCTGGTCAGGGAGATTCATGAGTTGCGTTCTCCGCACCTGCTGATCGCGGTCGACCAGGAGGGCGGTCGCGTGCAGCGGTTTCGCGACGGGTTCACCCGGCTGCCACCGGCCGCAAAGATCGTCGCGGGTTGCGACGAAGATCTTCGTTCGGCGCGGCGGGCAGCTCGCGAACTGGGCTGGCTGATGGCGGCGGAGCTTCGCGCGGTCGGCGTCGATTTCAGTTTTGCGCCGGTGCTCGACATCGATCACGGGGTGAGCGGTGTCATCGGCGATCGCGCATTCGCCGGTTCACCGGAACTCGTCGGCCGGCTGGCCGGAGCCTGGATGCTCGGCGCCCGTGAGGCCGGCATGATCAGTGTCGGCAAGCACTTCCCGGGACACGGCGGAGTGACCGCCGATTCGCATACCGATCTCCCGGTCGACGATCGTCCGTTCGATGATCTGCTGCACAATGACCTGCGTCCGTTTGCCCGCCTGATCGACAACGGCCTTGAAGCGGTGATGCCGGCCCATGTGATCTACCGGGCATGCGACGAGCAGCCGGCCGGATTTTCGCGCTTCTGGCTGCAGGACGTGCTGCGTGGCCGCCTCGCTTTCCAGGGAGTCATTTTCAGCGATGACCTGAGCATGGCAGCCGCCGGTCATGCCGGGTGTTACGCGGAACGTGCCCGCGCCGCATTACAAGCCGGCTGCGACATGGTCCTGGTCTGCAACGATCCCGCTGGCGCCGCCGAGGTGCTCGAGGAACTCAAGGACTACCATGATCCGGTCGCTCAATCGCGTATGGTCCGGCTGCATGGACGCCCGGCTCGACATGCAGAACGGCTGCGAGAAGACCCGCGTTGGCATCGCGCAGCGGCGCTTGCGGCGCAGCTGAGCGCAGAATCGACGCTTGCATTGAATCTGGGTGAACCGCAATGA